TGAATCCCCTGAATTTAATCTGGTTCAATGTCAGGCTACCCTCACCGACTATGGAGGGCATGACAGGCTGCATATTACCATTTAATAAACCGCCTAATTTATAATCCAGTGATACAAGGCCATGTGCGTTTTTGGCGGCAGTGACCATCTCTCTGAACATTGGAATTTCTTTATAGGCACGTTGAATATCAAAGCTGTCCGCTTTTACAGCATAGTCGAATGTGGCTCTACGGGGATTTATTGGTCTATAACTTCCATTCATAGCTGCTTTTAATCCTGCGAGTTCAAATGTGGTGCTGTGGAGCTCCAGTTTACCTTCTTTGAAACGTAGATCTCCTTTGAAATCTTTGATGTTCATATTGTTGTAAGAAACATTGTTGACTAAGCCCAGTACCTGTACATCCAGATTTTTGGGCAAAAGGACTACACCAGACTCAGAAGAAGAGGGTGCTGCGGAAGGATTATCCGCAAAAACCATGAAATCGTCTACAGTGATTTTTTTACTATTGAGCGTGAACTGTCCTTGTAAAGCTGCATTGTTATTCGTTAGGTAGTTAATAATATTATTCATGTAACCTTTTATGGAGATCGAATTTCTACCATAGTTGACCAGGAATCTGTCAAAGTTCATTTTCTCCTGATGGAAACTAAAGTCACCACTCTTGATCGCAATAGGTTGAGGGAGTAGATCTGTCTGTACCTGGATCTTGCCGATGTTGATGCGTCCACTATTGTGGAGTCTGGCATAACGGCCACTTGTCGCATCGCTCTGGAGACCTTTGAGACTGAAATCTGTATGGATAAAACCATCGACGTTGGTTCCGTCCAAAGCAAAAAACTTATAGATAGGACCAAGGCTGAGTTTTCCTTTGGACTGAATATTATAGTTGATGTTATTGAAATTGCGCAGATCTGCATTCAGGAAAAATGGTTCCCCGGCGAAGGTAAATGAAACGGGGAGTATCTTGACGCTCAAATCACGTAAAGATCCTTTCTCGCTATTTACGAATGCTTCAATATGTATATTTTCCATGGGAATAGGATACTCCTTGGATTTGATAAACCCATCTTTCATCACAATGGAGGTATTGGTCTCTGGAAAAATATTCCGTTTGAGATCAACATAACCTTTTGCATTGAGGTTTACATCGATCAGCCCTGCCAGTTCGATATCTTTGATCGGGTAGAAGCTTTTGATATCGGCCAAATTGAATAAGGCTTTGAGATCAGACTGTACCGCAATTTTGTTGAAATCTGTTATCGAAACATAACCTTTAATATAGTTGCTGAGTGCTTGAATCGAGATATCGTGAATAGAAATGGACGCACTTTTCATTTTTCCATCCGGATCTTTTGCTTCAAGACGATAAGCGATCTTTTCAAGTCCTTTTGGGAGATCAGCTAGTTTGAAATGGCCGTCTGTTAGGGTGTTTTTAATATCAAATGTCGGTATGGAAGCAATATATTCCTCTTCGCGTTTTTGAAGTCCGACCTTGCGTGTTGCTTTGGCATAGGTTCCGTCGATCTTTGCGTCAAGATTCCATCGTCCGCCCAAAGTGAAACCCGGGAATTGTAAGGAAGAATAGAGTATGCCCAGGTCGAGGTCGCTTTTCATGTCAGCATGTACAGTCACAGGGTGCAGTCCTGCGATTTGTCCTTTTGCGTTGAAGTAACCTGATGCGACTTTAAAGTCAAATTGTTTCAGGTCAATCCGGAGCGAGTCGGGATTTAATGCCGGAAGATCAATCTTTAATTTTGCGTTCCAGTCAGTCAATGGATTATTGGATTGTTTATAGGCCATATATCCGTTGTTGATGGTCAATCCCAGGGATAAATCGGGCATCTCATTATTGTCAACAATATAGTCACCAACTAAATTCACAAATACTTCGGAAGTGCCCTTAACCGATAGATCTTTTATCCATGATGCATAACTATTGGGAACCAGTGACAACAATTCACTCAGGGTACTCTCCTGGGATTTTAACTTGAAGTCCAGGTGGTAACCGTGCGATATAAAGGATAATAAGCCCCGGAATCTTACTGGTAGTTGGTTAATCTTGATATCATTTCGTTCGAAGATAAATGATAAGTTATCGGTGTTGATACGCGTCAATAAGTTGGCATCAATTGATTTTTTGTCGACATAGAGTTCATTGTCAAAAGAAAAAGAAAAAGCGGCAATCTTGGCTCTGGTATTCAAATCAAAGATATTCGACATCAGATCACCTTTACCCTCGTAGTCCAGATCTTTTGCATCAATCCACAGTGGAATAGATTGGTCTTCGTAATGCAGATTGGTCTTTTCAAATTTAATCAGCTGAAAGGCCAGTGCACTGCTCTCGGAATTATCTTTTGCCTTCGTGGAATCTGTTGGTGTAGACTTGTATATGTTGTAGTTGGCGTTACCTAAGGAATCAACCAAAATATTGATCTTCCCCTGGTTAATGATAAACTTGTCAATAATGATTTTTGATTTGAGCAAGCTCATGAGGTCAATTCCAAAGCTTACTTGTTTGGCGGCAAGCAAGGTGTCTTTTTTGAATGGCTCAGAGCCCTTTAACAACACGTCATCCATCGACGCTGTCAATAGTGGGAATTGATCAAAGAAGGTCAATCTGACCTTTGTATAGTTGAGTTCCCCATTGATATGCTCGTTTGCCAACGACTTAACTTTGTCGTTTACTTCTTTTTCGAAGATGTAGGGAATGGATAATATACAAAGAATGAATAGTGCTATGAAGCTTACTAACCCGATAGAGATTCGTTTGGCAAGCTTTAGAAATGTTGCTTTTGACACAGTGTTGTTTTTTTGTGGCTACAAAAGTCCGAAAATTATTGCTAAAGTCCATTGATAGACTGATTTATTTTGATACTACTAAAGAAATATGTGATTTTTTATTGACAAATGAGTGGGCAAAGTCCTTTCTTATCAGGTAGTTTTGTATTGCTCGAAAATTTTCCTGTATTTTTGCAGGGTGAATTTTCGATTTAAAAATGCGGAACAGAAAAACAGTACCATCCTCATTTTCTGTTTGCTTTTGTTGCTGTTGATAGGTGGGGGGCTGCTCGGTATTATCCACCATAAAATAGATCGACTGAATAAAAGAATATTGGTAGATTTTGCCGATGAAAACATGTTGCTGGTGAATAAGCAGCTGGAATTGTTACAACAGGAGCTATACACGTCTGAGAAAAGATTGGTTGATGCCGTACCATCAGGGGATATC
The window above is part of the Sphingobacterium sp. ML3W genome. Proteins encoded here:
- a CDS encoding AsmA-like C-terminal region-containing protein; its protein translation is MSKATFLKLAKRISIGLVSFIALFILCILSIPYIFEKEVNDKVKSLANEHINGELNYTKVRLTFFDQFPLLTASMDDVLLKGSEPFKKDTLLAAKQVSFGIDLMSLLKSKIIIDKFIINQGKINILVDSLGNANYNIYKSTPTDSTKAKDNSESSALAFQLIKFEKTNLHYEDQSIPLWIDAKDLDYEGKGDLMSNIFDLNTRAKIAAFSFSFDNELYVDKKSIDANLLTRINTDNLSFIFERNDIKINQLPVRFRGLLSFISHGYHLDFKLKSQESTLSELLSLVPNSYASWIKDLSVKGTSEVFVNLVGDYIVDNNEMPDLSLGLTINNGYMAYKQSNNPLTDWNAKLKIDLPALNPDSLRIDLKQFDFKVASGYFNAKGQIAGLHPVTVHADMKSDLDLGILYSSLQFPGFTLGGRWNLDAKIDGTYAKATRKVGLQKREEEYIASIPTFDIKNTLTDGHFKLADLPKGLEKIAYRLEAKDPDGKMKSASISIHDISIQALSNYIKGYVSITDFNKIAVQSDLKALFNLADIKSFYPIKDIELAGLIDVNLNAKGYVDLKRNIFPETNTSIVMKDGFIKSKEYPIPMENIHIEAFVNSEKGSLRDLSVKILPVSFTFAGEPFFLNADLRNFNNINYNIQSKGKLSLGPIYKFFALDGTNVDGFIHTDFSLKGLQSDATSGRYARLHNSGRINIGKIQVQTDLLPQPIAIKSGDFSFHQEKMNFDRFLVNYGRNSISIKGYMNNIINYLTNNNAALQGQFTLNSKKITVDDFMVFADNPSAAPSSSESGVVLLPKNLDVQVLGLVNNVSYNNMNIKDFKGDLRFKEGKLELHSTTFELAGLKAAMNGSYRPINPRRATFDYAVKADSFDIQRAYKEIPMFREMVTAAKNAHGLVSLDYKLGGLLNGNMQPVMPSIVGEGSLTLNQIKFRGFKLLNGISESTSKEKLKDGEVKKVVIKSHIKNNVMTIERTKMKMMGFRPRFEGQVTLDGRMNLGFRLGLPPFGIFGIPMRITGTADNFQLKMGKYKEEDLDMDMDDEDSKVYKESQKEKTEASK